AGTCCATCAAATTGGTCACGTCTTTATAATAACCAGTGATGGTCCCTTTAATGTCATCGGAGAATTGATGTTCAACTCCTAATTCATAAGCCACTGTTTTCTCCGGTTTCAAGTCCGGGTTGCCGATATAATTGCCCACTTTGGTGAGCGATTGAATGCGATGGTTTCGATAGAGGAAATAGCCATCAGGACGCTGGAAATAATGTCCATAAGTGAAATGCAACACATCCCGCGCGGTGATGGGATGGGAGATTCCCAAGCGCGGACTGAATTGGTATTTGGCTGTGGCTTTTTTAGGATTCAGAAAAAGCGGGATACCGTTTTCATCTACTTCGGTATAGGGATAGTTATAATCTGCTGGAAAATAGATTGGGTCCTTCCAACCATTGGGATTGAACACATCAAACCGCAACCCGACCAGTGCAATAATGCCCTGGAACTCGAGCTTATCTTGAATATATGTGGCAAAATCATAGGTATCTTCATCCCAGATGTCCTTTCGGACGGCCGCAAGGTTCAAGGTCCAACTGATGTTCTCAGTTTTGGTCCGATGCAGATACAGCTCAAATCCTCCCTTCAAGAGGTGATTGGCATTCACTTGGCTCACCAGATCCGCCTTGAGGCTATAGGTCCATGATTGCTGATCGCGGTAGCCTGGATCATCGCCGCGGATCCACCAGTAATTGTTTTCTCGCTCCCGATAGATGGGATGTGGACCTGGCTTGTTGATATCCCAGACTAGGTCTTCCTTGGTGTCACCATCCCCATCCCGATCATCCACATCTCTGGTGGCATAATGATAGTTGGTGTAGAAATTATTGAATCGGATCTCATAGAATGTATTGGGGCTGAGCGTATGGGTCCAGATAGCGTAGCCGATATTGCTCTTTTTCTGATAATTCCATAAATATTCCTGCATGCCAGCGACATAATAATTTCGAAGTACATTGTAGGCAACACCACTGGGCGTTTTGCCCGGTGAAACTACAATTTCGCCCTGTTGGGATCGAAATCGGGAAGGATCCTTGACGTAAACGTAATGATTAATGGTATCGCCTTTCATCGTTTCCACATCGAAGTATTCGTTGACTGGGTAATCTGGGGCAGGGCCATATTTTGCCGCGGGAAAATAATATTGATCCCAATCACTATTATTGAAAACAGCCCCAACAGCCAATTTATAATTAGACGTCATCCGATAGGTCAATTTGCCCTGATAAGTCTGATCAAAGGATTTTTCATTCAAATAGAACCCTTGATCTTTGTCGGTGATTTCGGCAGATAGCGATAGCAGCATCTCTCCTGGGATCTTCAGCCCTATGGTAGGAAGGGCGAAAGATGTGAGAGGCTCTGGGCCATTCAAATTGAACTCGTAGATTTTTCGTATCGGCCGATACCTGTTCTGCCATGGCAATTGAGCCCCAATCGAATCGCCGAAGAACGATCGTGAGCTGGTTGAGACATACCGATTGATATTCAAGCTGCCGAAATCGGTCGTGGTCGCGCGAACTTTCCCTGAATATTTCGAGGTCCCTTCCTTTAGCGCCAGATTCAAGATGCCAGACTGGACATTCCCATACTCAGCACTGAATCCGCCGAGTGACACTTCCATTTCCTGGATGCCATACTCAGGCACATCGCTGGTAAAACCGCCAAGATTGCCAGAATATTCACCAGCAGGATCTTTCACTGGAATACCATCGATCAATACCAAAACCTCACCTGTGCGACCGCCGCGGAAGTGGTTGTTCACAACGCCCGCTTGAATATTCGCCATCCCCTGGAAATTATCGATCGGTTTGATATCGAATTCCTCGGCTGAAACAAAATGCCGCGTAGAAATTTCATCCTTCTGAATCATAGGCCGTTCAGCTACGATGGTTACCCCCTCACCAACCTTCAGCACTTCTGTCGTCAATGCAAAATCCACTTTGGTCGTAATATCAATGGAGACTCGAACGTTTTGGACGACGACGCTGCTATAACCCATCATCGTGGCTTTCAAGCGATAGGTACCGACTGGGACATTAAGGATCACGTAATAGCCATTAATGTCCGTTGCGGCACCCATAGTTGTCCCTTCAATAACCACATTGACGCCAGGCAGCGGTTGCCGATTCTCAGCATCGACGACAGTGCCAGCAATTTTGCCGGTCACTCCACCAAATAAAGCTGCAATTGGAATTAAAGACAGCCATAGTACCAACATCAGTTTTTTGACCATTAGCTCCTCCTTGAAAAATTTTTAGGCAAGCATTTGGTGCAGCAGTTTTGAAAAGAAATGAATAGAAGTTTAGCGGAATAAATTCGGGTTGATCCCATCATGGCTTTATAAAATAATCGGATTTTTAAATTGCTTCCAGGCGGAATAGTGATTTTGCCGCATTCATGGGATAATGACCTTTTTAAAATTAAAAAATTTCATATTAAAGTCAAGAAAAAAATTTTCCCTCTGTAAA
This genomic interval from candidate division KSB1 bacterium contains the following:
- a CDS encoding TonB-dependent receptor; this translates as MVKKLMLVLWLSLIPIAALFGGVTGKIAGTVVDAENRQPLPGVNVVIEGTTMGAATDINGYYVILNVPVGTYRLKATMMGYSSVVVQNVRVSIDITTKVDFALTTEVLKVGEGVTIVAERPMIQKDEISTRHFVSAEEFDIKPIDNFQGMANIQAGVVNNHFRGGRTGEVLVLIDGIPVKDPAGEYSGNLGGFTSDVPEYGIQEMEVSLGGFSAEYGNVQSGILNLALKEGTSKYSGKVRATTTDFGSLNINRYVSTSSRSFFGDSIGAQLPWQNRYRPIRKIYEFNLNGPEPLTSFALPTIGLKIPGEMLLSLSAEITDKDQGFYLNEKSFDQTYQGKLTYRMTSNYKLAVGAVFNNSDWDQYYFPAAKYGPAPDYPVNEYFDVETMKGDTINHYVYVKDPSRFRSQQGEIVVSPGKTPSGVAYNVLRNYYVAGMQEYLWNYQKKSNIGYAIWTHTLSPNTFYEIRFNNFYTNYHYATRDVDDRDGDGDTKEDLVWDINKPGPHPIYRERENNYWWIRGDDPGYRDQQSWTYSLKADLVSQVNANHLLKGGFELYLHRTKTENISWTLNLAAVRKDIWDEDTYDFATYIQDKLEFQGIIALVGLRFDVFNPNGWKDPIYFPADYNYPYTEVDENGIPLFLNPKKATAKYQFSPRLGISHPITARDVLHFTYGHYFQRPDGYFLYRNHRIQSLTKVGNYIGNPDLKPEKTVAYELGVEHQFSDDIKGTITGYYKDVTNLMDWRKYVGRSIQNIELNIFTNADYGNIKGLEFTFTKRTGRFWGATANYTYSIAKGRSSNYLGGTGSFTDARRMNILDFDQTHTVNATLTLRTPGDFGLQWAGMRPLANWIANLQFRYGSGLPYSSYGSGKVNDKRLPYTTTTDLKLIRQVKLSNFNLDFFVDVFNLFDRRNVDWIGSSLYYEITNDPSIITIDNVTGAYIRNPQAYSDRRQFRCGLAVQF